A stretch of DNA from Maridesulfovibrio sp.:
ATTGACGCGGCCGGAAAAGGGCTCCCCATGCCGAAGCAGGCCATGCCGGAACTGATAAACACCGCGACCAGACCGTTGAGTACCGCATTCTTCAAAACAAGCGGACCTTCAACAATCGCCCAGCCGCCTGAAAAAACAGAGCGGCGGCAGGTTGTAGGCCGGGTGCTGGAAAATCTGGGTGAAGACAAGTGGCTGATTTCAGTAAAAGCCAAGTGGGAAAATACGCTGGACGCGGAAATTATCGTTCCCGGACTGAGCCGTCCGAAGCTCGGTCAGGGATCCTATGCCTTCGAATCCACGAACGGGGAGGCAAGGGATACCGTGCATTCCGGAACGGAATGCGTCCTGCGCAGCAGCCATCAGGACCTGAAACCGGGACTGTTCATCCGCTAGTGCCCGGAAAGCATTTGTCTCCGACGGCACCTCTGCTCTCATAATCTGTAAAACTGTCGCCTAACGGCTACAAGGCCTGCCGGGGGCCTTAGCTCCGCAAACCTAGTGTTCAAACTTACGGTTTTCAAAAATACACCATTTCCCGGCATGGACCGGAACCCAAAAACCGGCATTCGGAAATTTCCGAATGCCGGTTTTTCAATCAAGCGAATAAATACGCAGAAATCAGACGCAGGGTCTATTTTTTATACACGGCACCAGTGGAGGCCGAGGTAACATTTTCGCTGTAACGTTTGAGGAATGCGGAAGGCAGTTCCTTTTGAATCGGCTTGAACGCTGCCTTGCGTTTTTCCAGTTCGGCCTCGTCCACCAGAAGATTGATGGAACGTCCGGGGATGTCGATCTCTATGGTATCGCCGGTCTGCACAAGACCGATGGCTCCGCCGGAAGCGGCTTCCGGAGAAACGTGCCCGATGGCTGCGCCGCGGGTTCCGCCGCTGAAACGTCCGTCGGTAATGAGCGCAACGTCAGCGCCGAGTCCCATGCCGGCAATGGCCGAGGTGGGGGTCAGCATTTCGCGCATGCCCGGTCCGCCCTTGGGTCCTTCGTAAAGAATGACCACTGCATCGCCTTTGACGATCTTGTTGCCGAGAATGGCTTCAACTGCTTCTTCTTCGGAGTTGAAAACCTTGGCATTGCAGGTGCGTTTCATCATTTCCGGAGCCACGGCGGACTGCTTGACGACACATCCGTCCTTGGCAATGTTTCCGAACAGGACAGCGATACCGCCTTCCTTGCTGTACGGATCATCAATCGGACGTACGATTTCGTAGTTCTTGACCCCGGCATTAAGAGCCTTGAGGTTTTCACCAACGGTCTTTCCGGTAACGGTCATAACGTCAAGGTTGATGCGTCCGCTCTTTGCAAGTTCGGCCATGACTCCCGGTATTCCGCCGGCGCTGTTCAGGTCTTCAATGTGGTTGGGACCGGCCGGAGAAAGCTTGCACAGGTTCGGAGTGCTGCGGCTGATTTCATCGAATATGGTCAGGTCGAGCTTGAGTCCGGCTTCGCTGAAAATGGCGGGCAGGTGCAGAACCGTGTTGGTGGAGCAACCCAGCGCCATATCCATGGTCACGGCGTTCTTCAGGCTCTTTTCGGTGACGATATCACGCGGTCTGATATCCTTTTCCAGCAGAGTCATGATCTGCGCACCGGCTTCCTTGGCAAGGCGCACGCGCTCGGCCATGACAGCGGGGATGGTTCCGTTGCCGGGCAGGGCCAGACCGATTGTTTCGGAAAGGCAGTTCATGGAGTTGGCCGTGAACATGCCGGAACAGGACCCGCAGGTGGGGCAGGCGCTCTGTTCCAGTACGGAAAGTTCGTCTTCGGTCATATTTCCGGCCTTAACCTGTCCTACGCCTTCGAAAACGGTGATCAGGTCGACCTTGTTTCCTTCCTTGCGTCCGGCCAGCATGGGCCCGCCGCTGATAACGATGGTGGGGATATTCAGGCGCAGAGCAGCCATGAGCATACCCGGTACGATCTTGTCACAGTTCGGGATGAGCACCAGCGCGTCAAAAGGATGGGCTGTAGCCATGATCTCGATGGAGTCTGCGATAATTTCGCGGCTGGGCAGCGAATAACGCATACCGGCATGGTTCATTGCCAGACCGTCACAGACGCCGATAGCCGGGAATTCCATGGGAACACCGCCGGCAAGACGAACACCGTCCTTTACCGCACGGGTAATGGTATTCAGATGCACATGGCCGGGAATAACTTCGTTGGCAGCGTTGCAGATACCGATCAGAGGACGGCTTACCTCGTCCTTGGACATACCAAGAGCATACAGCAGGGAACGATGCGGGGCTTTTTCCAGCCCTCCAGTCATTTTTTTACTTCTCATATTGATTCCTCTTTATAAATATTTCCGGCGGCTTTATCGGCATTTTTTGTCAGCAAAGAAGTTTTGATGCGCTTCGCGCTTTTGACAATCTGATTTCGCCGCTGGCAGCCAAAGGGGATAATCCCCTTTGGAATCCCTAATAGTTTAAAGTGGCTGCATCAAAAGTAGCCTTTTAAATCAAAATTTTTCGGAGTTCAGGCCCCTGGCCTATCAGTTCCTGACAGCCACAAAGCTGCTCAGCATACCGATGAAGGTTACCGTGCCAAGCAGGATTGCGCACTGTTCGGGGGGTAAAAAACCGATTTTCAGGAACAGGGGCGGGAAGTTGAGTATGTCGGAAAAAATCTGTTGGGCCCCGTAAAGCATACCCAGGGCGATGGAGCTTCCCAGCAGGCCCAGCAAGGCTCCTCCGGTCAGGAGGGGCAGTCTTATGAACCACTGCTTTGCACCCACAAGGTACAGGATTTCAATCTCGTCCAGCCGGGTCATCAGTGACAGCCGCATGGTATTTCCGACCACCAGAGCCACCACGAATCCCAGAAAACCGATAACGGGCCAGACAACCGATTGGGCCAGATTTATCCAGCCACGCGCAAGGTCGATCTGGAGCGGATTGTAATGAACCTTGTCCACAAAGGGAAGTCCTTTTAGTTTCCGCAGCAGATTTGCGGCCCAGCGTTCATTTTTTAAGCTCGGCTCAACTGAAAAGGAAAGCAGCGCGGTCGGCGGCAGGGGATTGCTGTCGGCCCCCAGCCAGGAGAAATCCCCGGAATCACTGAGAGCCCCGGACAATTGTTTAAGGGCGTTTTCCGGAGTAAACGTACGTATATCCCTGAGTCCCTCAATTGTTTCCAGATCGGCCCATTGTTTTTCAATATCCGCAAGCGGAGAGCCCGGCTTCCAGAAAATCTGTATTTCCACCTGCCCCCTTGATTTGAGCAGTTCCTGATTGACGTTGTGCAGGGCCAGCATGAACATTCCGGCCAGCAGGGAAACCATGGTTACCGCAACCAGAGTGAAAATGTTGGCCCATGGATGCAGGCCGAGGTCGCGTATACCGCGTCCGACCA
This window harbors:
- the ilvD gene encoding dihydroxy-acid dehydratase, with protein sequence MRSKKMTGGLEKAPHRSLLYALGMSKDEVSRPLIGICNAANEVIPGHVHLNTITRAVKDGVRLAGGVPMEFPAIGVCDGLAMNHAGMRYSLPSREIIADSIEIMATAHPFDALVLIPNCDKIVPGMLMAALRLNIPTIVISGGPMLAGRKEGNKVDLITVFEGVGQVKAGNMTEDELSVLEQSACPTCGSCSGMFTANSMNCLSETIGLALPGNGTIPAVMAERVRLAKEAGAQIMTLLEKDIRPRDIVTEKSLKNAVTMDMALGCSTNTVLHLPAIFSEAGLKLDLTIFDEISRSTPNLCKLSPAGPNHIEDLNSAGGIPGVMAELAKSGRINLDVMTVTGKTVGENLKALNAGVKNYEIVRPIDDPYSKEGGIAVLFGNIAKDGCVVKQSAVAPEMMKRTCNAKVFNSEEEAVEAILGNKIVKGDAVVILYEGPKGGPGMREMLTPTSAIAGMGLGADVALITDGRFSGGTRGAAIGHVSPEAASGGAIGLVQTGDTIEIDIPGRSINLLVDEAELEKRKAAFKPIQKELPSAFLKRYSENVTSASTGAVYKK
- a CDS encoding permease-like cell division protein FtsX, which encodes MLAVFFRLVGRGIRDLGLHPWANIFTLVAVTMVSLLAGMFMLALHNVNQELLKSRGQVEIQIFWKPGSPLADIEKQWADLETIEGLRDIRTFTPENALKQLSGALSDSGDFSWLGADSNPLPPTALLSFSVEPSLKNERWAANLLRKLKGLPFVDKVHYNPLQIDLARGWINLAQSVVWPVIGFLGFVVALVVGNTMRLSLMTRLDEIEILYLVGAKQWFIRLPLLTGGALLGLLGSSIALGMLYGAQQIFSDILNFPPLFLKIGFLPPEQCAILLGTVTFIGMLSSFVAVRN